In Rissa tridactyla isolate bRisTri1 chromosome 2, bRisTri1.patW.cur.20221130, whole genome shotgun sequence, a single window of DNA contains:
- the ACTR3B gene encoding actin-related protein 3B isoform X2, giving the protein MASYLPPCVIDGGTGYTKLGYAGNTEPQFIIPSCIAIRESAKVGDQAQRRVMKGVDDLDFFIGDEAIDKPTYATKWPIRHGIVEDWDLMERFMEQVIFKYLRAEPEDHYFLMTEPPLNTPENREYLAEIMFESFNIPGLYIAVQAVLALAASWTSRQVGERTLTGIVIDSGDGVTHVIPVAEGYVIGSCIKHIPIAGRDITYFIQQLLREREVGIPPEQSLETAKAIKEKYCYICPDIVKEFSKYDGDPRKWIKQYTGINAINKTKFVIDVGYERFLGPEIFFHPEFANPDFMESISDVVDEVIQNCPIDVRRPLYKNVVLSGGSTMFRDFGRRLQRDLKRVVDARLRLSEELSGGRIKPKPVEVQVITHHMQRYAVWFGGSMLASTPEFFQVCHTKKDYEEYGPSICRHNPVFGVMS; this is encoded by the exons gtATCGCAATCCGAGAATCAGCCAAAGTAGGTGACCAGGCTCAGAGGAGGGTAATGAAAGGTGTTGATGATCTGGACTTTTTCATAGGAGATGAAGCCATAGATAAACCTACCTATGCTACAAAG TGGCCTATACGACATGGTATTGTTGAAGACTGGGACCTCATGGAGAGATTCATGGAGCAGGTCATTTTTAAATACCTACGAGCTGAACCTGAGGATCACTATTTTTTAATG acagaGCCTCCGCTGAACACACCAGAAAACAGGGAGTATCTTGCAGAAATCATGTTCGAATCATTTAACATACCAGGACTTTACATTGCTGTTCAG GCAGTGTTGGCCTTAGCTGCCTCTTGGACATCACGGCAGGTTGGAGAACGTACTTTGACTGGAATTGTCATCGATAGTGGTGATGGAGTGACCCATGTAATTCCTGTG GCAGAAGGCTATGTAATTGGAAGTTGCATCAAACACATACCTATTGCAGGTAGAGATATTACTTACTTTATTCAACAACTCCTAAGGGAAAGGGAGGTGGGAATTCCTCCTGAACAATCTCTGGAGACAGCAAAAGCCATAAAG GAGAAATACTGTTACATTTGCCCTGACATAGTGAAAGAATTTTCCAAGTATGATGGAGATCCTCGGAAATGGATCAAACAGTATACTGGCATCAATGCAATCAACAAGACTAAGTTTGTTATAGATGTTGGTTATGAAAGGTTCCTCGGACCTGAAATTTTCTTTCATCCTGAG TTTGCTAATCCAGATTTTATGGAATCCATTTCGGATGTGGTTGATGAAGTTATACAGAACTGTCCCATTGATGTCCGGCGTCCATTATATAAG AATGTGGTCCTCTCAGGAGGATCCACGATGTTCAGGGACTTTGGACGACGACTGCAAAGGGATTTGAAGAGAGTAGTGGATGCGAGATTGCGACTTAGTGAAGAACTCAGCGGTGGTCGGATAAAA CCCAAACCAGTTGAAGTTCAAGTGATAACACATCACATGCAGCGTTATGCAGTTTGGTTTGGTGGTTCCATGCTGGCTTCAACA CCAGAGTTTTTCCAAGTATGTCACACCAAGAAAGACTATGAAGAGTATGGTCCTAGTATTTGTCGTCATAATCCTGTTTTTGGAGTCATGTCATAA
- the ACTR3B gene encoding actin-related protein 3B isoform X1, with protein sequence MASYLPPCVIDGGTGYTKLGYAGNTEPQFIIPSCIAIRESAKVGDQAQRRVMKGVDDLDFFIGDEAIDKPTYATKWPIRHGIVEDWDLMERFMEQVIFKYLRAEPEDHYFLMTEPPLNTPENREYLAEIMFESFNIPGLYIAVQAVLALAASWTSRQVGERTLTGIVIDSGDGVTHVIPVAEGYVIGSCIKHIPIAGRDITYFIQQLLREREVGIPPEQSLETAKAIKEKYCYICPDIVKEFSKYDGDPRKWIKQYTGINAINKTKFVIDVGYERFLGPEIFFHPEFANPDFMESISDVVDEVIQNCPIDVRRPLYKNVVLSGGSTMFRDFGRRLQRDLKRVVDARLRLSEELSGGRIKPKPVEVQVITHHMQRYAVWFGGSMLASTSFSKYVTPRKTMKSMVLVFVVIILFLESCHNARLMETRSLIPCW encoded by the exons gtATCGCAATCCGAGAATCAGCCAAAGTAGGTGACCAGGCTCAGAGGAGGGTAATGAAAGGTGTTGATGATCTGGACTTTTTCATAGGAGATGAAGCCATAGATAAACCTACCTATGCTACAAAG TGGCCTATACGACATGGTATTGTTGAAGACTGGGACCTCATGGAGAGATTCATGGAGCAGGTCATTTTTAAATACCTACGAGCTGAACCTGAGGATCACTATTTTTTAATG acagaGCCTCCGCTGAACACACCAGAAAACAGGGAGTATCTTGCAGAAATCATGTTCGAATCATTTAACATACCAGGACTTTACATTGCTGTTCAG GCAGTGTTGGCCTTAGCTGCCTCTTGGACATCACGGCAGGTTGGAGAACGTACTTTGACTGGAATTGTCATCGATAGTGGTGATGGAGTGACCCATGTAATTCCTGTG GCAGAAGGCTATGTAATTGGAAGTTGCATCAAACACATACCTATTGCAGGTAGAGATATTACTTACTTTATTCAACAACTCCTAAGGGAAAGGGAGGTGGGAATTCCTCCTGAACAATCTCTGGAGACAGCAAAAGCCATAAAG GAGAAATACTGTTACATTTGCCCTGACATAGTGAAAGAATTTTCCAAGTATGATGGAGATCCTCGGAAATGGATCAAACAGTATACTGGCATCAATGCAATCAACAAGACTAAGTTTGTTATAGATGTTGGTTATGAAAGGTTCCTCGGACCTGAAATTTTCTTTCATCCTGAG TTTGCTAATCCAGATTTTATGGAATCCATTTCGGATGTGGTTGATGAAGTTATACAGAACTGTCCCATTGATGTCCGGCGTCCATTATATAAG AATGTGGTCCTCTCAGGAGGATCCACGATGTTCAGGGACTTTGGACGACGACTGCAAAGGGATTTGAAGAGAGTAGTGGATGCGAGATTGCGACTTAGTGAAGAACTCAGCGGTGGTCGGATAAAA CCCAAACCAGTTGAAGTTCAAGTGATAACACATCACATGCAGCGTTATGCAGTTTGGTTTGGTGGTTCCATGCTGGCTTCAACA AGTTTTTCCAAGTATGTCACACCAAGAAAGACTATGAAGAGTATGGTCCTAGTATTTGTCGTCATAATCCTGTTTTTGGAGTCATGTCATAATGCTCGTCTAATGGAAACAAGATCTCTGATACCTTGCTGGTGA